Genomic window (Microthrixaceae bacterium):
TGGAAAAGTCGGATGTTCCGAAGCGGTTCGAGGTAATCGAAACGTGACACGCCCGTCAGCTTAGCTCATGGGTCTCGGCGAGCTATCTAAAATGCAGATAGTTTCCATCTCTTGGGTTGACAGGATCGTGGGGCGTGGGCATACTGAGTTCCAGGTCAGCGCAGCGATTCGAAAAGCCGAAAAGGGGGTTGGGTTGAAGCGCTGATGATCGGAAACTGCCACGTTCGTCGACACCTCCCGCGAACCTTCGGATGATTGATCTGTTGAGACCCACGACGTCTCCGGAACACTCACCGGGTTCGCTCGCAAGCCGGGCCGACGGACGTGGCAGTTTCTATCTCTGCGTTCGAACTCAGCGAGCGGTGACTTCGTAGACGTCCACGTGCGTTCCGGACGCGAGCGGTCGAAGCGTCACGAGATCGCCGAGTTCGTCGAGGGTCACTAGGTGACCGTAGGTCGGGTCGAGGGAGATCCATACCAGGCAGTAGCGGGTTCCGGCCTCGGTTCCGGCGATCAGTTGATCGAGGTCGTCGACGACGTCGTTCGACTCGAGGCCCGTATGTCGCCACGACCATCTGGCGTCGACCCCGGAGCCGTACAGAGCATTGGGGAGGTTCGACACCGTCGGACAGTCAGCGGGAATCGCGTCGAGTGCCGGCGACTCGCGAACCACCTCGAACTCGTCGCGCTCGTAGTTGCCGGGGAACAGCGCCGGGTCGGTCGTGAAGAAGCCGACCATGCCGATGCCGACGACGACATTGAGCACCGCCCAAGCAACAACGCAGTACCGCGCCGCGCGGCTCCACAGGGAGTTCTCGGGCGTGTCCGGCAACGCCAGCAAGCGATCGGCGACGACCAGGGCGCAGATGACGAGTGGGAGATAGATCGGATTCAGTAGACGAAAGTCGAGTTGATTGAGCCCGGTCGTCGTGCGCGCATAGAGCATGTACGCGGCGTATACGGCAACGTGGAGGGCGACCAGTCCCACCGGAGAGGCGACGACATCGAGGAGGCCGCGTGCTGAACGAAAGCGCGTGTCGGCGCGAACCGCACGCCACAGCATCGCCACGACGACCGCAGATCCGGCCGCGCCAACGAGGATCCAGAGTCCGCGCCGCTCGCTTTCGATCGCTGGGGACAGGAAGTTCCCGATCGTCGCCGCGGTGTCATAGATGTTGTGGATGAGGCCTCGGGCGCTGGAGTACCGCTCGCCGAGCGTGGTGCCGTCGGCGTCGATGTTTCGGGCAACCCACGCAGCGGGCAACACCGCCGCGGCCACACCGAACCCGATGCCATGGACGACCCGCTTCGACAATGCTGCACGGCGATCAGCCAGGACCCAGAGGCCCACCGTGCCGATATGTACGACTCCGGCGTAGCGGGTCAGGAAACCGGCCCACACCAGGGCTGCAGCCGCGGCGAGCCACACGAATGACCCGGTGTCGCGATAGCGAAACATCACCAGGAACAGTCCCAGTGTGATCGCGGCGAACGCGAAGTCGGTCATGAGGAGATGACCGAAGATCATCGACGACGCGCCGACGGCGGTGACGGCCATGCCGGCGAAGCGAGGCAACTCGTGACGTGTGAGCCGGCTGAGGATTGCATGCATCAACAGCACCACGACCGCCGCGGTGATCATGTTCAACAGCACCGCAGCTTGAACGGTGTCGAGGGGCGTCACCTTTGCGACCGCCGCCATGAGCGCCGGCCATCCGGGAGGCCAGATGGTGAGCGGGCGCTCAAGGAAGTAGCCGAGGCCCTCGCCGGCGAGGAGCGAATCGGCGATCGCCTGATACCCGACCCCGTCGTCGCCGACGGCGATACCTCGGAGGTTGCCGATGAGTACGGCGATCGCACTCATTGCAGCCCACAGTGCTGGACGTCGCCACCACACCACGATCGAATCCTCTCCTCGGTGTCGCTGGGCTCGCGAGGCGCCGCGAGCCGTGCCGCGGTTGCGGCGCTGCTTGCCCGAACGGCCACGCGGAGCGGGGGCCATGTGTCGTGGGGGACAAGTGTACCGACCGGCACGGGTTCGTTCGTAGGATGGTCCTGTGAAGTGTGGGACCTGCGGATCCGAGAATTTCCATGACGCTCGGTTCTGCGCATTCTGCGGTGGACCGTTGCGGGTCCCGGCCGACGAACGTCGCGTCGTCACCGTCGTATTTGCCGACCTGGTCGGGTTCACGACCCTGTCGGAACACCTCGACCCGGAACGGCTGAAGGGCATCGTCGATCACGCGTTTGAACGCCTGGTGCAAGACATCCACGATTTCGGTGGTCGGGTCGACAAGATCATCGGCGACGCCGTCGTGGCGCTGTTCGGCGCTCCGGTTGCACACGAGGACGACGCCGAACGGGCGGTGCGCGCCGCACTTCGCATGCACGAGACGCTCGCTGCCTACTCCGCTGAGGTGGAGGTTGACATACGGATGCGCATCGGTGTGAACACCGGCGAGGTGCTGGTCGGCGCGCTGCGAGCCGGCGGTGACTACACCGCGATGGGTGACGTGGTGAACACCGCATCGCGACTCGAGACCTCGGCCAACCCGGGCGAGGTGCTGGTCGGCCCGGCGACCCACGCGGCGACACTTGCGGTGATCGGCTACGAGTCCCGCGGGTCGTTGATCATCCGTGGGCGTGAGGGTGCGGTCGACGTGTGGGCGGCGAAGGAGGCGCTCGTTCCTCCCGGGCACCGGTCGCGGCGACACATTCCGATCGTCGGCCGGGACGCGGAAGTGACGCTGTTGCGCAACCTCGGCGAGTTGTCCATGCGCAACCGGCGAGCCCAGTCGTTGGTGATCATCGGGGAGGCAGGCGTCGGAAAGACCCGCCTTGTCGAAGAATTGGCGCCGATCATGTTGGGAATCGAGCCGACGACGGTGATGTTCAGCGGTCGCTGCGTTCCCTACGGTGAGTCGAACCCGTGGTGGCCGATCGCGGAGGTTCTGCGCGACGCGTGCTCGGTCGAATTGTCCGATTCGGTCGACGTCGCCCGTTCCAAGTGCACCGCCGCGGTCCGAGAGGTGATGGAGCCCGATGCGGTCGCAGACGTGACGGCGCGCCTGTTGCTTCTGCTGGGATACGACGACCCGTCTCGCTCGCGCGACCCCGATCGACTGGCGGAGTCGACCCGGCAACGCCGCGATCCCGCATCGGGATTTTTGGCCTTCCTCGAAGCGACGTTGCGTGTTCGACCGGTGCTCATGCGGTTGGCCGACCTTCACTGGGCCGAACAGGTGGTGATCGAGTTGGTCGACGAGATGATGGTGCGGATGGCTCGTCGCCCACTCGTGTTCGTCGCGACCGGACGACGGGCGCTGACCGAGCGTTGGTCGCCGGCGACGGGACGTCACAACACACTGGTTCTCAATCTGGGTGCCCTGCCGAGGCAGGCCTCCGAACAGTTGCTCGACTCGATACTGGGTGCCGGCTCGCCCCAGGCCGTGCGCGACATGCTGATCGACCGCAGCGGCGGGAATCCTCTCTATCTCGAGGAGTTGGCGACGCTCATCGGCGGACGAGAGCACGCTTCGGCCACACTCGATCTCGACGAACTCCCCGACACTTTGCGGGGGCTCATCGGGGCGAGAATCGACGACCTCACCGCTGATGAGCAGGGCGTGTTGGCCGACGCCTCGGTATGGGGGCCGGAAGGCCCGGTGGCCGCGCTCCGAGAACTCGGGCAAACGATTCGGGGTCGCGCCGACGTCGACCCGTTGATCGCCACCCTGTCGTTGAAGGACATCCTGGTCGCCGAGTCGGGTGTGTGGAGGTTCCGCAGCGATCTCCTGCGTGAGGTCGCGTACTCGCGGCTGACAAAGAGCGAACGTATGCGTCGACATCGCGGCATTGCCGAGTACATCGGCGAGCGTCGCCCCGGGGTCCCCGACACCGCTGCGGTCGACCTGTTGGCCCGCCACTACGGTGAGGCGGCGCGCCTCACCCTCGAACTCGACCCGACTGCGCCGGATCGCGAACTCATCGCGGCGGCGATCCAGTGGATCGGCGAGGCGGCTCGGCGAGCGGCCGACGGTGACTCCTGGGTTGCGGCGGCGACGCTGAACGAGCAGGGGATCGAACTGGCGGCGGCGGTCGATCGCGCTGCCGACCTACTGAGGTTCACGACGGGGCGAGGCACCGCTCGGTGCGAATTGTGGGACAACGATGGCGCGCAACACGACGCCGCCGCGGCACTCGATCTGGCCGACCGTCTCGGAGATGAGGCCGGACGGGCCGCTGCGGAGTTGCTTCGCGGAGCGGTCGATGCGCGCAGCAACCGCGTCGAGGAGGCACACGTTTGGTTCGACCGGGCCATCGAACGGTTCCGTGACATCGGTGACGAGCGCGGACGGGCCGTCGCCCTTCGC
Coding sequences:
- a CDS encoding glycosyltransferase family 39 protein is translated as MSAIAVLIGNLRGIAVGDDGVGYQAIADSLLAGEGLGYFLERPLTIWPPGWPALMAAVAKVTPLDTVQAAVLLNMITAAVVVLLMHAILSRLTRHELPRFAGMAVTAVGASSMIFGHLLMTDFAFAAITLGLFLVMFRYRDTGSFVWLAAAAALVWAGFLTRYAGVVHIGTVGLWVLADRRAALSKRVVHGIGFGVAAAVLPAAWVARNIDADGTTLGERYSSARGLIHNIYDTAATIGNFLSPAIESERRGLWILVGAAGSAVVVAMLWRAVRADTRFRSARGLLDVVASPVGLVALHVAVYAAYMLYARTTTGLNQLDFRLLNPIYLPLVICALVVADRLLALPDTPENSLWSRAARYCVVAWAVLNVVVGIGMVGFFTTDPALFPGNYERDEFEVVRESPALDAIPADCPTVSNLPNALYGSGVDARWSWRHTGLESNDVVDDLDQLIAGTEAGTRYCLVWISLDPTYGHLVTLDELGDLVTLRPLASGTHVDVYEVTAR
- a CDS encoding AAA family ATPase — encoded protein: MKCGTCGSENFHDARFCAFCGGPLRVPADERRVVTVVFADLVGFTTLSEHLDPERLKGIVDHAFERLVQDIHDFGGRVDKIIGDAVVALFGAPVAHEDDAERAVRAALRMHETLAAYSAEVEVDIRMRIGVNTGEVLVGALRAGGDYTAMGDVVNTASRLETSANPGEVLVGPATHAATLAVIGYESRGSLIIRGREGAVDVWAAKEALVPPGHRSRRHIPIVGRDAEVTLLRNLGELSMRNRRAQSLVIIGEAGVGKTRLVEELAPIMLGIEPTTVMFSGRCVPYGESNPWWPIAEVLRDACSVELSDSVDVARSKCTAAVREVMEPDAVADVTARLLLLLGYDDPSRSRDPDRLAESTRQRRDPASGFLAFLEATLRVRPVLMRLADLHWAEQVVIELVDEMMVRMARRPLVFVATGRRALTERWSPATGRHNTLVLNLGALPRQASEQLLDSILGAGSPQAVRDMLIDRSGGNPLYLEELATLIGGREHASATLDLDELPDTLRGLIGARIDDLTADEQGVLADASVWGPEGPVAALRELGQTIRGRADVDPLIATLSLKDILVAESGVWRFRSDLLREVAYSRLTKSERMRRHRGIAEYIGERRPGVPDTAAVDLLARHYGEAARLTLELDPTAPDRELIAAAIQWIGEAARRAADGDSWVAAATLNEQGIELAAAVDRAADLLRFTTGRGTARCELWDNDGAQHDAAAALDLADRLGDEAGRAAAELLRGAVDARSNRVEEAHVWFDRAIERFRDIGDERGRAVALRRKGMALLVVGNAREAEGPLNESLVAFRQLGDRRGQAWALQNLAWIGFITGRTAVAEDRLADAYQVFAELGDPTGTAWCDGLLAYVRYYQGRFAEANTLARDSFDAAKRRGDRWGQAMSLVVVGATDLWEGQSAASAKRTADALKLFEQMHDMSWVRQTTALHARALAASGRVTESLAALERLDSGSEHSGWIGQPLMVTAGVLATLVHLGGGSTDGDRLFDDILSAVEGAENPAPVELYNAAILASLQRGSLDRAIEFAALCERELGESGQAPSVVRNGYALSAPALLAAVRGEHDAVAALLASDEPVTYTDRALLHVAVALGRGEGWLGNLAFAESVVRATDDVVSQATVALAKATIGRAVGHLDAPRWEALAAEHWDAIGIEPSGWTRVFLTAVATMPAAPMS